A section of the Citrus sinensis cultivar Valencia sweet orange chromosome 8, DVS_A1.0, whole genome shotgun sequence genome encodes:
- the LOC102618077 gene encoding uncharacterized protein LOC102618077, with the protein MDVDHVDHYRVLGLPSGEEGAKLTEKEISKAYKWKALELHPDKRPDDPDAHDNFQKLKSSYEILKDEKARKLFDDLLKIKREKQQRQSQQDGKRRKMMSDLEERERAAFAPDPAVKARQEEEKIARQLKEEIERIRAMHENKRTPAAFASVKETKQSGSGGVGLDKEKVLKVSWEKFGEDYTAERLREIFSEFGKVEDVVIKSSKKKGSALVVMATKSAAGAATGSVCGNLSNPLLVLPLQPAVATQIPSAPKPVETESINNLVGAGYQAHEDAILEKLREKAKEKNKKKCC; encoded by the exons ATGGATGTCGATCATGTTGATCACTATAGAGTTCTGGGGTTACCCTCTGGTGAGGAAGGTGCTAAACTAACTGAAAAGGAAATATCAAAAGCTTATAAATGGAAGGCTTTGGAATTGCACCCGGATAAACGACCCGATGATCCTGATGCCCATGATAATTTCCAAAAGCTGAAGTCATCTTATGAGATTTTGAAGGATGAGAAGGCCCGGAAATTGTTTGATGatcttttgaaaattaaacgGGAGAAGCAGCAGCGCCAGTCCCAGCAGGATGGGAAGAGGCGAAAAATGATGTCGGATcttgaagaaagagaaagggCTGCTTTTGCTCCTGACCCGGCTGTGAAAGCCCGACAAGAAGAGGAGAAGATTGCTAGGCAGCTTAAggaagagattgagagaatACGTGCAATGCATGAGAATAAACGAACACCTGCAGCATTTGCATCAGTGAAAGAGACGAAACAGAGTGGGAGTGGTGGGGTTGGGTTGGATAAGGAGAAGGTGCTTAAGGTTTCGTGGGAGAAGTTTGGTGAGGATTATACGGCAGAGAGGTTGAGAGAGATATTCTCAGAGTTTGGGAAGGTGGAAGATGTTGTGATTAAAAGTTCCAAGAAGAAAGGTTCTGCGCTTGTTGTAATGGCTACTAAAAGTGCAGCG GGCGCCGCTACAGGAAGTGTTTGTGGTAATCTATCTAATCCTCTGCTGGTTTTACCTCTTCAACCAGCTGTGGCAACACAGATTCCGAGTGCTCCGAAGCCTGTGGAGACTGAAAGCATAAACAATTTGGTGGGTGCTGGTTATCAAGCACATGAAGATGCTATTTTGGAGAAACTGCGGGAAAAG gctaaagaaaagaacaaaaagaaatgttgCTAG
- the LOC102618840 gene encoding transportin-1 isoform X2, with protein sequence MATSVAWQPQEQGFNEICRLLEQQISPSSTADKSQIWQQLQQYSQFPDFNNYLAFILARAEGKSVEIRQAAGLLLKNNLRTAYKSMSPSNQQYIKSELLPCLGAADRHIRSTVGTIVSVVVQLGGIAGWLELLQALVTCLDSNDINHMEGAMDALSKICEDIPQVLDSDVPGLAECPINIFLPRLLQFFQSPHTSLRKLSLGSVNQFIMLMPSALFVSMDQYLQGLFLLSNDPSAEVRKLVCAAFNLLIEVRPSFLEPHLRNLFEYMLQVNKDTDDDVALEACEFWHSYFEAQLPHENLKEFLPRLVPVLLSNMIYADDDESLVEAEEDESLPDRDQDLKPRFHSSRLHGSENPEDDDDDIVNVWNLRKCSAAALDVLSNVFGDEILPTLMPVIQAKLSASGDEAWKDREAAVLALGAIAEGCIKGLYPHLSEIVAFLIPLLDDKFPLIRSISCWTLSRFSKFIVQDIGHQNGREQFEKVLMGLLKRILDTNKRVQEAACSAFATLEEEAAEELAPRLEIILQHLMMAFGKYQRRNLRIVYDAIGTLADAVGFELNQPVYLDILMPPLIAKWQQLPNSDKDLFPLLECFTSIAQALGAGFTQFAQPVFQRCINIIQTQQLAKVDSVAAGAQYDKEFVVCCLDLLSGLAEGLGSGIESLVAQSNLRDMLLQCCMDDASDVRQSAFALLGDLARVCPVHLQARLSDFLDIAAKQLNTPKLKETVSVANNACWAIGELAVKARQEISPIVMTVVLCLVPILKHSEELNKSLIENSAITLGRLAWVCPELVSPHMEHFMQPWCIALSMIRDDTEKEDAFRGLCAMVKANPSGALSSLVFMCRAIASWHEIRSEELHNEVCQVLHGYKQMLRNGAWDQCMSALEPPVKDKLSKYQV encoded by the exons ATGGCGACCAGTGTCGCGTGGCAGCCGCAAGAACAAGGGTTTAATGAGATCTGTCGCTTGTTAGAGCAGCAGATATCGCCATCTTCAACTGCTGACAAGTCTCAGATTTGGCAGCAGCTTCAGCAGTACTCTCAGTTTCCTGATTTCAATAACTACCTTGCTTTCATTCTTGCTCGTGCTGAG GGTAAATCGGTGGAGATTAGACAAGCTGCTGGTTTGCTGCTGAAAAACAACCTTAGAACAGCTTACAAATCCATGTCTCCTTCAAACCAACAGTACATAAAATCAGAGTTGTTGCCTTGTTTAGGAGCAGCAGATAGACACATCAGATCAACTGTTGGGACAATTGTTAGTGTTGTTGTTCAACTTGGGGGAATTGCAGGATGGCTGGAGCTGTTGCAAGCTCTTGTAACTTGCTTGGACAGTAATGACATAAATCATATGGAAGGTGCTATGGATGCATTGTCTAAG ATTTGTGAAGATATCCCCCAAGTGTTGGATTCAGACGTACCTGGGTTGGCTGAATGTCCCATCAACATCTTCCTTCCTCGGTTATTGCAG TTTTTCCAGTCACCACATACCTCACTAAGAAAGCTGTCCTTGGGTTCTGTAAATCAATTCATCATGCTAATGCCTTCT GCGTTATTTGTATCCATGGATCAATACCTTCAGggtttatttcttctttctaatGACCCCTCTGCAGAAGTGCGGAAATTG GTATGTGCAGCATTTAACCTGCTAATTGAAGTCCGACCATCTTTCTTGGAG CCACATCTGAGGAATTTATTTGAATACATGTTGCAAGTGAACAAGGACACTGATGATGATGTGGCTCTTGAAGCTTGCGAATTCTG GCATTCATACTTCGAGGCTCAGTTACCACATGAGAACCTAAAAGAATTCTTGCCACGTTTAGTTCCG GTTCTTCTGTCAAATATGATAtatgctgatgatgatgagtcACTTGTTGAGGCTGAG GAGGATGAGTCTCTCCCAGATCGAGATCAG GATCTAAAACCTCGTTTTCATTCTTCACGGTTGCATGGGTCGGAGAACCCAGAAGATGAT GATGATGATATCGTTAATGTATGGAATCTACGGAAGTGCAGTGCAGCGGCTCTAGATGTCCTCTCAAATGTTTTTGGGGATGAGATTCTTCCAACTTTGATGCCTGTTATTCAG GCTAAGTTGTCTGCCAGTGGTGATGAAGCCTGGAAAGACAGGGAAGCTGCTGTTTTGGCTCTTGGTGCTATAGCTGAAGGTTGCATTAAAGGGCTTTATCCTCATCTATCTGAG ATTGTGGCATTTCTTATCCCTCTTTTAGATGATAAGTTTCCTTTGATACGAAGTATTTCTTGTTGGACCCTTTCTCGATTCAGCAAATTTATTGTGCAG GACATCGGCCACCAGAATGGTCGTGAACAATTTGAGAAGGTCCTTATGGGCCTTTTAAAGAGAATACTGGATACCAACAAGCGGGTGCAAGAGGCTGCTTGTTCTGCGTTTGCGACACTTGAAGAG GAGGCTGCAGAAGAGTTAGCACCACGTTTAGAAATAATCTTACAGCACCTTATGATGGCTTTTGGAAAATATCAG AGACGGAACCTCAGAATTGTATATGATGCTATTGGAACTCTGGCTGATGCTGTTGGATTCGAACTAAACCAG CCTGTTTATCTTGATATTTTGATGCCACCTTTAATTGCAAAGTGGCAGCAGCTTCCAAATTCAGATAAAGATCTCTTTCCACTGCTTGAGTGTTTTACATCCATAGCACAG GCATTGGGCGCTGGATTCACTCAATTTGCTCAGCCTGTATTCCAGAGGTGCATAAATATCATCCAGACCCAACAACTGGCAAAG GTTGATTCTGTTGCAGCTGGAGCTCAGTATGATAAAGAGTTTGTTGTATGCTGTCTCGATCTGCTTTCTGGACTTGCGGAGGGTCTTGGTAGTGGGATCGAGAGTTTG GTTGCACAAAGTAATTTGAGGGATATGCTTCTGCAATGTTGCATGGATGATGCTTCGGATGTCCGACAAAGTGCCTTTGCCCTTCTTGGGGACCTTGCAAGA gTATGTCCTGTTCATTTGCAAGCTCGGTTGTCTGATTTTCTTGATATTGCAGCCAAGCAACTG AACACTCCTAAGCTGAAAGAAACTGTGTCAGTTGCAAATAATGCTTGTTGGGCTATTGGAGAATTAGCTGTTAAG GCTCGTCAAGAAATTTCTCCAATTGTTATGACAGTTGTCTTGTGCTTGGTCCCAATCCTTAAACACTCTGAG GAGTTGAACAAGTCACTCATAGAAAATAGTGCAATTACACTTGGAAGGCTTGCGTGGGTTTGCCCAGAACTTGTGTCGCCCCACATGGAACATTTCATGCAACCTTGGTGCATTGCTTTGTCTAT GATCCGTGATGATACTGAAAAGGAGGATGCATTCCGAGGTCTTTGTGCAATG gtAAAAGCGAATCCATCAGGGGCTCTAAGTTCACTTGTTTTCATGTGCAGAGCCATTGCTAGTTGGCAT GAAATAAGAAGTGAAGAGCTACATAATGAAGTTTGCCAGGTGTTGCATGGTTATAAACAG ATGCTTAGAAATGGAGCATGGGACCAGTGTATGTCTGCTTTGGAGCCCCCAGTGAAGGACAAGCTGTCAAAATATCAAGTGTAA
- the LOC102618840 gene encoding transportin-1 isoform X1, with product MATSVAWQPQEQGFNEICRLLEQQISPSSTADKSQIWQQLQQYSQFPDFNNYLAFILARAEGKSVEIRQAAGLLLKNNLRTAYKSMSPSNQQYIKSELLPCLGAADRHIRSTVGTIVSVVVQLGGIAGWLELLQALVTCLDSNDINHMEGAMDALSKICEDIPQVLDSDVPGLAECPINIFLPRLLQFFQSPHTSLRKLSLGSVNQFIMLMPSALFVSMDQYLQGLFLLSNDPSAEVRKLVCAAFNLLIEVRPSFLEPHLRNLFEYMLQVNKDTDDDVALEACEFWHSYFEAQLPHENLKEFLPRLVPVLLSNMIYADDDESLVEAEEDESLPDRDQDLKPRFHSSRLHGSENPEDDDDDIVNVWNLRKCSAAALDVLSNVFGDEILPTLMPVIQAKLSASGDEAWKDREAAVLALGAIAEGCIKGLYPHLSEIVAFLIPLLDDKFPLIRSISCWTLSRFSKFIVQDIGHQNGREQFEKVLMGLLKRILDTNKRVQEAACSAFATLEEEAAEELAPRLEIILQHLMMAFGKYQRRNLRIVYDAIGTLADAVGFELNQPVYLDILMPPLIAKWQQLPNSDKDLFPLLECFTSIAQALGAGFTQFAQPVFQRCINIIQTQQLAKVDSVAAGAQYDKEFVVCCLDLLSGLAEGLGSGIESLVAQSNLRDMLLQCCMDDASDVRQSAFALLGDLARVCPVHLQARLSDFLDIAAKQLNTPKLKETVSVANNACWAIGELAVKARQEISPIVMTVVLCLVPILKHSEELNKSLIENSAITLGRLAWVCPELVSPHMEHFMQPWCIALSMIRDDTEKEDAFRGLCAMVKANPSGALSSLVFMCRAIASWHEIRSEELHNEVCQVLHGYKQMLRNGAWDQCMSALEPPVKDKLSKYQVHDSIVTLIIKA from the exons ATGGCGACCAGTGTCGCGTGGCAGCCGCAAGAACAAGGGTTTAATGAGATCTGTCGCTTGTTAGAGCAGCAGATATCGCCATCTTCAACTGCTGACAAGTCTCAGATTTGGCAGCAGCTTCAGCAGTACTCTCAGTTTCCTGATTTCAATAACTACCTTGCTTTCATTCTTGCTCGTGCTGAG GGTAAATCGGTGGAGATTAGACAAGCTGCTGGTTTGCTGCTGAAAAACAACCTTAGAACAGCTTACAAATCCATGTCTCCTTCAAACCAACAGTACATAAAATCAGAGTTGTTGCCTTGTTTAGGAGCAGCAGATAGACACATCAGATCAACTGTTGGGACAATTGTTAGTGTTGTTGTTCAACTTGGGGGAATTGCAGGATGGCTGGAGCTGTTGCAAGCTCTTGTAACTTGCTTGGACAGTAATGACATAAATCATATGGAAGGTGCTATGGATGCATTGTCTAAG ATTTGTGAAGATATCCCCCAAGTGTTGGATTCAGACGTACCTGGGTTGGCTGAATGTCCCATCAACATCTTCCTTCCTCGGTTATTGCAG TTTTTCCAGTCACCACATACCTCACTAAGAAAGCTGTCCTTGGGTTCTGTAAATCAATTCATCATGCTAATGCCTTCT GCGTTATTTGTATCCATGGATCAATACCTTCAGggtttatttcttctttctaatGACCCCTCTGCAGAAGTGCGGAAATTG GTATGTGCAGCATTTAACCTGCTAATTGAAGTCCGACCATCTTTCTTGGAG CCACATCTGAGGAATTTATTTGAATACATGTTGCAAGTGAACAAGGACACTGATGATGATGTGGCTCTTGAAGCTTGCGAATTCTG GCATTCATACTTCGAGGCTCAGTTACCACATGAGAACCTAAAAGAATTCTTGCCACGTTTAGTTCCG GTTCTTCTGTCAAATATGATAtatgctgatgatgatgagtcACTTGTTGAGGCTGAG GAGGATGAGTCTCTCCCAGATCGAGATCAG GATCTAAAACCTCGTTTTCATTCTTCACGGTTGCATGGGTCGGAGAACCCAGAAGATGAT GATGATGATATCGTTAATGTATGGAATCTACGGAAGTGCAGTGCAGCGGCTCTAGATGTCCTCTCAAATGTTTTTGGGGATGAGATTCTTCCAACTTTGATGCCTGTTATTCAG GCTAAGTTGTCTGCCAGTGGTGATGAAGCCTGGAAAGACAGGGAAGCTGCTGTTTTGGCTCTTGGTGCTATAGCTGAAGGTTGCATTAAAGGGCTTTATCCTCATCTATCTGAG ATTGTGGCATTTCTTATCCCTCTTTTAGATGATAAGTTTCCTTTGATACGAAGTATTTCTTGTTGGACCCTTTCTCGATTCAGCAAATTTATTGTGCAG GACATCGGCCACCAGAATGGTCGTGAACAATTTGAGAAGGTCCTTATGGGCCTTTTAAAGAGAATACTGGATACCAACAAGCGGGTGCAAGAGGCTGCTTGTTCTGCGTTTGCGACACTTGAAGAG GAGGCTGCAGAAGAGTTAGCACCACGTTTAGAAATAATCTTACAGCACCTTATGATGGCTTTTGGAAAATATCAG AGACGGAACCTCAGAATTGTATATGATGCTATTGGAACTCTGGCTGATGCTGTTGGATTCGAACTAAACCAG CCTGTTTATCTTGATATTTTGATGCCACCTTTAATTGCAAAGTGGCAGCAGCTTCCAAATTCAGATAAAGATCTCTTTCCACTGCTTGAGTGTTTTACATCCATAGCACAG GCATTGGGCGCTGGATTCACTCAATTTGCTCAGCCTGTATTCCAGAGGTGCATAAATATCATCCAGACCCAACAACTGGCAAAG GTTGATTCTGTTGCAGCTGGAGCTCAGTATGATAAAGAGTTTGTTGTATGCTGTCTCGATCTGCTTTCTGGACTTGCGGAGGGTCTTGGTAGTGGGATCGAGAGTTTG GTTGCACAAAGTAATTTGAGGGATATGCTTCTGCAATGTTGCATGGATGATGCTTCGGATGTCCGACAAAGTGCCTTTGCCCTTCTTGGGGACCTTGCAAGA gTATGTCCTGTTCATTTGCAAGCTCGGTTGTCTGATTTTCTTGATATTGCAGCCAAGCAACTG AACACTCCTAAGCTGAAAGAAACTGTGTCAGTTGCAAATAATGCTTGTTGGGCTATTGGAGAATTAGCTGTTAAG GCTCGTCAAGAAATTTCTCCAATTGTTATGACAGTTGTCTTGTGCTTGGTCCCAATCCTTAAACACTCTGAG GAGTTGAACAAGTCACTCATAGAAAATAGTGCAATTACACTTGGAAGGCTTGCGTGGGTTTGCCCAGAACTTGTGTCGCCCCACATGGAACATTTCATGCAACCTTGGTGCATTGCTTTGTCTAT GATCCGTGATGATACTGAAAAGGAGGATGCATTCCGAGGTCTTTGTGCAATG gtAAAAGCGAATCCATCAGGGGCTCTAAGTTCACTTGTTTTCATGTGCAGAGCCATTGCTAGTTGGCAT GAAATAAGAAGTGAAGAGCTACATAATGAAGTTTGCCAGGTGTTGCATGGTTATAAACAG ATGCTTAGAAATGGAGCATGGGACCAGTGTATGTCTGCTTTGGAGCCCCCAGTGAAGGACAAGCTGTCAAAATATCAAGT GCATGACAGTATAGTCACCTTAATCATTAAAGCTTGA
- the LOC102618553 gene encoding uncharacterized protein LOC102618553 — protein sequence MVMVMVSGLLANCPGLIHSSQRTKLPIEAGRCNRIRFIDYSAIQPVERILGGFRYPLANHLGNNCVNSVGRDYNQLTYNDDIPEEPFWLSLVKDIIWALKSLFLFLVGQPSQLKHIEWPGFQSTLKTATLTLVLVALLIVALSSVDSALSFILALLLRRTP from the exons ATGGTTATGGTTATGGTTTCTGGGTTGCTGGCTAATTGTCCAG GTTTGATTCATTCTAGTCAGCGTACAAAACTACCTATTGAAGCTGGGAGATGTAATAGGATAAGATTCATTGATTACAGTGCCATTCAACCCGTtgaaagg ATTCTTGGAGGATTTCGTTATCCTCTTGCAAACCATTTGGGCAACAATTGTGTTAATTCTGTGGGGAGAGATTATAACCAATTGACTTATAATGATGACATACCTGAGGAGCCCTTTTGGTTAAGTCTCGTCAAGGACATCATCTG GGCTTTGAAATCTTTATTCCTATTTCTGGTTGGGCAGCCTAGTCAGCTCAAGCACATAGAGTGGCCAGGCTTTCAGAGCACG CTGAAGACTGCTACTCTCACTCTTGTTCTTGTAGCATTGCTAATTGTTGCACTATCATCTGTTGACTCTGCCCTTAGCTTTATCCTGGCTTTACTTCTTAGAAGAACCCCATAA